In Desulfurococcaceae archaeon MEX13E-LK6-19, the genomic window ACTAATAGAGCGTCCATCACTAGAGGTATTTATTGAAGTAAGCCAGTTGTTTACCCGGAGGTTTTTTAATTACAAGTTAATAGATCAATTAGTCGCGCCGCTCAGAAAGATGATCATTGGATACTACGTCAAGAAAGGTGTTGGGGTAATTTTTGTGGACAAGGATAGAGTGGATGATGTGGTTAGTTATTTTAGAGAAAACAAATTCGAGGTAATCCATGGTAACATAGATTATTCTGGTGTAGAAGTTGTGGATACCCCCTAACCACCCTAGGAGAGAAAGTCTTCTTATAAGAGAAAAAATTGTCGAAGGCTACAAGAGGGGTATCGTTGCACTCGAAGGACTAATAGCCCACGGGCGTGGCGAGGCATTTGATTATATTCTTGGCGAGAAGACTCATGAACCAGCATTAGAGGCTATAAGAGCGGCTGCAGCAGCGTTGCTCCTGGCAAAACACCCTGTAATCTCTGTTAATGGTAATACGGCTGCTCTTGTCCCAGAACATGTCGTCAAGCTAGCAGAAGTTACTGGAGCGAAAATAGAAGTCAACCTATTCTATAGGACACGTGAAAGAGAAGAGGCCATAGCTGAATGGCTTAGAAAACATGGAGCAAAAGAAGTACTCGGTGTAGGAGAGGATGCTTCAGCATCAATACCAGAGCTTTTTAGTGAAAGAAGACGTGTAAGTCCTCGAGGGATACTAATAGCAGACGTTGTACTTGTCCCTCTAGAGGATGGCGATCGAACAGAAGCATTGAGGAAAATGGGCAAGACCGTCATAGCAATAGACATAAACCCGTTCTCGAGAACAGCAAGAACAGCATCCATAACTATAGTCGATAATATTGTCCGTGCAATGCCCTTACTAGTTAATGAGGCTAGCAAACTAAAAGGGAAACCACAAAAGGAGCTTGAAGAGATCGTTAAAAACTATGATAATGATAGGGTACTCCGTGAGATGGTTAAAGTGATCTTGAATAGACTCAGAGAAGTAGCAGAGAAGAAAATGATCCTAGAGGTTGGCAAGTAATGTATGGAGAGAAAAACAGATACAACTCCATAATACAACATCATATGGAAACTATTGCCAAGAAGTTCTGGAGCAAATGGCTTGAATCAAGTGAAGACAAGCAAGTAGAGATGATAAGACCTATTGCACGAGAAATACTTGAGCTCGCCGAAATAAAAGCTGGCAAAGAAACAAAAATTGACACACTAACGTTAATCCTAAACACCTACTTCCATGATTTAAGAGAAACTCTCGAACATAAGCTAAACCATGAGAAACACTTGTAGCAACTACAAAAAGTAATTAAAAAACATTAATAGTAATGCTTATTTACTAAACTCCTCCAAAGCCTTCTCCAATAACTGCATATAAGCTAGCTGGGGACCTCCACCCATTAGTACCGCTACCCAGCCTGCCTCCCTGATTTCTTCGGGTGTTGCCCCTGCTTTCAATGCTTCATTAACATGGAATGCAATACACCATTGGCACTGAGCTGCAACAGCCACGGCCACAGCTATAAGCTCCTTGGTCTTAGTGTCAAGAGCGCCTTTCTTTTCAACAACTTCCATAAACTCCATAAACTTCCTCACTTGCTCCGGTGATTTCTTATACCAGAACTTTATGTACTCATGGAATTCCTCCAGAAGTTCCTTCATCAATATAAAACACCTCTACTAACAACATCGTTGCTATTATAATTAAAGAATAGCTAATATTGTTCACTCTTATGAACAACGTCTTATTACCATATATGGTGTTTCTGATACGATAATATAATATAAACCATAGTACGTTTAAGCAAACAATGATGTTATTTGTATAAAGGAGAACAGAAGATATATTATTCGAATTGTTATTACTATGGGGTCATTAAATACCGTATTTTCTGTATAATTCTTTTCTATCATCCTCCTTCATGGTAAAGTAGTGTTCTTTACCGGGAAACACTCCTTCGCGAACTTCTCTTGCATAATTAGAGACTGCATCAACAATAATTCTAGCTAGATCAGCATATTTCTTCGCGAAAGGCGGAGGGTTCTCGTTTATACCAAGTAGATCGTGGAGGACAAGTACTTGACCATCACACGCAGGGCCACTGCCAATGCATATTGTTGGTATCCTTAGTTTCTTCGTGATAATCTCTGCAACCTCCTTGGCTGTAAACTCTATTACCACCGCGAAAGCACCTGCCTCCTGCACAGCCAACGCATCCTCGATAATCTTCTCGGCTTCCTCAAGCTTCTTTCCACGCTTCCTATACCCTCCTATGACCAGGTATCTCTGGGGAGTCAGGCCAACATGACCCATTACCGGTATGCCTGCCTTCACCATAGCTTCAATCCTGTCGACAATCTCCACTCCACCCTCTACCTTAACAGCTTCAGCACCAGCTTTCAACAACAAACCAGCGTTACGTACTGCTTCTTCACGGCTAACTTCATAGCTGAGAAACGGCATATCACCCACAATAAGCGCACGAGGTTTGGCAGCAGCCACAGCCCGTACATGATGCAGCATATCATCCATAGAGACAGGTATAGTAGAATCCAGACCATGCATAACCATACCGAGACTATCACCGACAAGAATAATATCAACACCAGCCTTATCCACAAGACGAGCCATAGAGTAATCGTAGGCTGTAACCATCACAATCTTACGCTTACCCTTACATTCAACAATATCTTTAACACTAATTTTTCCCTCCAACTAAACACACCTAGAAACTCATACAAGAAGAAACAATTATAAATATAGAACCTAACACTTTTGTCCGGCTCTCCAGCTTTCAAAACAGAGACTCCTAGTTCAAATTTCTATGGGTCTCCCATTATATCCAAGCCTTTAAGTAATTCCTCTGAAGTTGTCTACCACTATAACTGCAGGTAAAAGGACTAAAAGACTGCTTGAGAAAGCAAAGAAGTGAGTCTTGAATTCCACTGATCTGCTATGTTGTTTTTGTCTGGGTGTTTTCTATTGTATGGATTATTTTCGTTATTATCTTGTTTACTGAGTGTTCTACCCCTATTTCCTCTAGTACTTTTGTTATCCACCCGTTTATGTAGTCTATTTCTGTTCTTCTCCCAGCCAGTACGTCCTGTAGCATACTTGAGTAGTTTTCCTTCGTTGTCTTGGCTATTCTTATAACATAGTTTAGTAGCCTATCGACATCCAAGTCTATATTGCTCCAGTACTTTGCGGCCCGGGCAAGTTCTTCTAGTATTTCCTTTGCTAGCTCTCTAGCATACGGGTTCTCGTACACGATTCTATTAGGCTTCCTAGTTATCGCTGTGATCGGGTTTATCACCGAGTTTATTGCTAGTTTTAGCCATCTGTACCAGTCGATATTGCTTGTTATTCTAGCTGGGCATCCCCCGCGTTTAAGCATTTCCATGAGCTCCATAAGCAGGGGATTAGCGTAGTGTTTTTGACCAAGTATTATTTCTCCAACACCAGCCTCCTTCACTAAACTTCGGGAGACCCTTATTGCACCATAAAATACTATACCTATGGCAACCCTATGGCAACCCAGTTTCTCAACGAGATACTCATAGCTTCCGAAACCATTCTGAATACTGACTACAAGTGTGTTTTCATGAGATATTGTTTTTATTAGATCAATTGTCTTAGGGACATCATATGCTTTTACAGCATTAACTACTATATCGCACTTATACCCCGGAGTCATGTAGTGACGTGGATTAACTGGCACCAGATACTCTTTGCCTTTATAAACAACAGTTATTCCACCATTGTATTGTACTTCTCTAACACTCTCCAGGGACCCATAATATACATCTATAGAAGACGCTCCTGCTCTATAGAGGTGGAACGCTATAATACTACCTATGGCTCCTCCGCCGACAATACATATTTTCATTCCCTGTGTCCTCCAAGTAGTTTATTAAGTATTGAGACCAAGTCATCGAGAGACTTAGCGAACACGTATATTATTGGCTCCAGACCTCTTCCACCTTCATCGGCGATTACATCTATTCTACCCAGTTTACTGGACTTTATAGATCGTTCCAGCTCATCCATTAGTTTCTCTGGGTCTTCATGTGGTCCTGTGTACAGTATTTGAAGCCCCATTTTCTTAAGAGTACTAAGGATTTCCTTGTCGTAGCGTATTGATGCACAAGCATTCTTCTCTTTATCAATTTTCTTGACCAGCCATAGTACTCGTGCTACATGCCTACTGCCGCCACGAGCAGGCTTGCCCACAACAATTGCCCCATCGCCCGACCTTAGTATACGCCCGGTTATACCAATGTACTCCCTGTGATCTTGGGCGTCAGGAGGGCTGTAGACTATGTTCATCCCAACTTCGGGAATGAGTTTGTAGAACAACGGGTTACTAGTGATCTTGTCGAGAGCCTCCATGAACTCTAGTATGAATGGATCGTTTGGAGTGTAGTAGAATATCCTGTAGCATACTCTACATTCACTCGGCAAACTCGGGTTCAATTTGTGGTGTAGTCTGCAAAACCTTCCTGAGGCAAGAAGTCTGTTAACCATTGTCATCAAGTATAAGTTGTACATACTCACATCCATCATCAACAATGGTTTCACAAGCATTGATACCATGGATTCTATTTCTTCTCTATTGAAACCTATTTTCTCGAGATTCGAGACAAAGTATTCTCTACCACGACTAACATACTTGTTAACCATAGCTTGCGATACTCCGAGAAGTTTCGATACTTTAAGCTGGCTAAACCCTCTTCCAAGAAGCTCTAATGCAACTAATGCCTTGATCTCTGGTAGGAAGTAACGTGCAATAAGCTCGTATGGAGTCAACACCAGCAACCTTCCTTCATAGATTTCCAAGAGTATAGGTTATCTAAAACGCAATATATTACCTTATCATCAACACGCCATTACTAAACAATGTCTAGAACTCTAGTTCACTCCTATGTACACTCATTGCTTTTTTCTCCATAATCTTTTCTTCTTCAATACTATCACTAAGCTTCTTTACTGTAGGCAGTCCTCCTTCAACATTTTCTGCAATCCTTGCTGAAAGCATTAGTATTTCATTTAATACACGTAGTTCTCTAGCAAAGACTTCTTGGTACTCCATCATCTCCTCCATCACACTTACAATCTTTGATAAGTCCGTGAACACGAACTCTTTAAAGAACCTCTTGTCACTTTTGCTTAGCAGTTTCCTCGAAGCTAATGTACGGAGAGTCCTAAGTGTCTTCAGCGGCTCTAGCACCTTGTATTTTATCCTAATATACTGCACCCTAGGGTCTTCCTGCTCGATCGTATTGCCGAAGTACTCATCAAGTGCCTGTCTAGTAGACTCTATGTCTACAAAGCTATACCACTTCTGATTGCTTGAATCATAGGTTTTCTCTATAATACCATATTCTCTCTCAAGTATACGAAGTAGATTAGCAGGATTATAGTTGATGCCCATGGCCCTTAGACGCATTACTAGCTGCTGGTAGCTAAAATCGCCTAATTTCCTGGAAGAAGTATTGTTGTCAAAAGCTAGCTCTAGCGCCGTCTTTAGAACCACTACTCCCTTGTCACCATACTTCTCCAGGAACTCCAGCACCCTCGCTTTCACAATATCGCTAGAATCCATATACAATACTCTACCACCTGCCTACCATACTATAGTCTAACCATACTTATCACAGGTTCCCACGAGAACCCGTGGATCGACTCTATGGATCCAAGTAATATCTATGTATCATTACTTGAGTGAATAAAAGAAACAACTACTCTTCTAGTTTATCCAGAATCCTCTTAACTAATACACTCAGCTGTTCACTAGCAGGCTTAGTCTCCTTGCATTCATCTAGTATTCCTAGTCTACTACATGAGTAAATTATGTCGTCACAAAGTGTTTTCTCCAAAGTACAATCTATATTGTTTCTAAAAACTACACGAGGTCCTTTACCGGGAACATAGATCATGTAGAGCTTTGTACCCGTTTGACGGTTACGTAGAACAGCATACCCCTTATTAACATTGATCTTCACGATATCGGAGTAAAATACATCAGCTAATGCAACAAACAACAACGTAAGCCTAGACCTGGCTTCTCTAAGAGTCTTGTTTACTGCTTGTCTCGATATACCTAGTCTCCTAGCTATCTCTGCTTCCCTCAAACCATTGGCAGCCATTATGAGTACTTCTTCCATTTTCTCGGTGAGCTTCAGCTGCATCCCATCACCTCCCGTGTTATAGTATTGATCAATTCTTTCGCGCATTCTTCACTTAAAGCACCTATCGCATAGTACCTACCTTTACTGTCCTCAATGACTACTATTGGTCTTCTGAGCTTCAATACAACTATTGCCAGGAATGCTATTACTAGTAGCAACTCGGAGATAATAGCAATTACAAGCGGTCTAGTCTCCATTGTTATAAAGGAGCCTGTAGCGCTATGGTATATAGATGCGATAAACATGCTTAGTATAACAATAAGGGATCCTAGGAGACCACCTACTCTTTTAACGAATTGCTTGTACCCACTATATGTTAGCAAGAAATGAGCAAGTAGTCCTGTACAAACAACTATAGGTATTAACAGGAATCCAATGTAGTATATTTTCTCTGGGGCAACTCCTTTAACGATCATGTAGATTATTGGATATGTCATCACTATTGCCAAAGTGGCAACAGGAAGTTTAAAGTACTTGAATAACCTTCCTCTCTCAAGACTGGGGATATCAAGTACGCTGACGACTTCTCTGACAACGATCCTGTAGATTGCTATAGGGTATCCGTACTCGAGAATAACACTATTATTGGTTACCGTTGCTCTCTTGCCTGTAGACATGAGTATCAATATTATCCCAAGGAAAAATGATACCATGTTGTACTCGCTTGGAATACCTATTCTCCCCACTGGTATAATCAACGCTGTTACAAGCAGCGCCATTCCAATCATATGTAGTATACATGGAATCCCATTGTAAGGTAATGGCCAGTATTTCGTGGACATCTTTTGTAAACACCTGTAAACCTAGATAGGTTTACAACAGTATAAAAAGTTTCTAGAAAAAAGACCCATTTTTGTTATTAAGGGTTTTTGCACATACTACCAAGCCTGGGATACGCTGTCTTGACATTGCTTAGAGTAGATAACATTGTTAAGAAGTATAACGGGAAAACAGCAGTTAATGGGATAAGTTTTAGTGTCCATGAGGGCGAAGTATTTGGGCTCATAGGACCTAATGGTGCTGGTAAGACAACTACTCTTAGGATAATATCTAGTCTCGTCAAACCAGATGAAGGCAGTGTCTTCATAAAGGGTATTAACGTCCATAAGGAGCCTGTGAAGGCAAGAGAAATGATTAGCTATTTGCCCGAGGAAGCAGAAGTCTACCCGAGGCTCACGGGTTATGAGCATATTAAGCTCTATACGTGGCTTAAACTGGGTCGTGTCGACGAGGAGACTATTAGGCGTGGAATAGAGTTCTCTGGACTCGGTAACAGACTCTATGATAAAGCCGGGAACTATAGCAAGGGTATGAAGAGGAGATTACTGCTGGCAATAACCCTAATGACCATGCCCAAGCTAGCGATCCTGGATGAGCCTACTAGCGGTCTCGATGTCTATGCTGCTGTTAATGTGAGGAAGATTATACGTAGGTTTGTAGAGGAATCTGGGTCATCCGTTATTCTTTCCAGTCACAATATGCTTGAAGTAGAGTATCTATGCGACCGTATAGCCTTCATAAACAAGGGCAGGATCATAGCCATAGGGACACCCGATGAGATCAAATCCAAGTTCGGGGGTAGTAACCTAGAGGAGGCGTTCATCAATGCAGTTGAAGAGACGGCTAAGTAGACTCAATGGTAGACCACGTGCTCTAGCCTGGAAAGAACTAGTGGATCTTGCTAGAGACAAAAAGACTCTAGCAACAAGCATCATGCTCCCGTTAATCGTGTTCCCATTACTCGGCTTCATAAGCCTAGCCCTCATTAGTACACAGGAAGTAACGATAGCAATAGTGGATCTCGATAACACAAGTTACACAAACCCTGTACTCAACATAACTGTCTCTTCGAGTGAGCTAGTAGACCTACTTAAGAGTCATCTTGAGGCGAAAGGGTACAATGTATTACTTGCTAAGAACCTTAGCGCAGTCAATGACACCAGTATTGATGTAATTGTTGTTATACCGCCTGGGTATTCCAGGAATGCTTCTAGTCTCCTATACAAAGCCAAGGTAGTGATCTATAAGCGCGCCGGCATACAGGCTGCATCACGAGCCGAGTCAGATATCCTCGGCATAGTCTATGGCTACTCCAATATCCTCGCCGAGAGAAAAACCGAGGCACTGATTGACTACAGCAGGCTCAACGCCACTGTTGAGGCAATACTGTACCCCTTGAAACCGAGGACAATACTGATTAGTGTTGGCGGGAAACAAGTTGGCATAGAATATGAGTTAAGGAATCTGCTCGCGAGAATGCTCGTCATAGCTCTCAGCGTCGTCGTGACCCCGGCTACTTCATTCATTATAGACGGTATCATCGGTGAAAGGGAGAGGAAGACAATCGAGATGCTCTTATCAACACCCCTATCGGTCTCATCGATCATATACATAAAACTCATGGCAGCATCAATGCTTGGGCTCCTGACGGCTCTAGCTGACGCCTTAGGGTTCATAGCATACATGAGCTTCATGTCAATGGCTATAACAGGCAACCCCTTGGCGATACCAATAGACTATGGTCTCCTAGGACTCCACGCCATAGTAGCGTTCTTCACAATCCTCGTAACAGTATCAATAGCACTACCATTCATAACAAGAACCCGTGGTATACGCAGTGCCGCAAACATAGCCAGCATAATAGCTATCGCAGGCACAATAATGTTCTTCACAGGATTCATGGTAGACTATACTAGGCTCCCGCAAGACATAATCAACCCACTATACATCATACCATACACCCATAGCATACTAGCAATACAATACTACGTACTAGGATACAAGACGCAAGCAATACTACACACAAGCATACTAGCAATCGCGAGCATAACCATAATAATACTATCAACAAAAACCTTGACAACAGAAAAAGTACTCATAGCACCACAAACATAAATTCATAAAGTAATAGAGATTCCCAGTAATCCCACCTACATATACCCTGTTTCAAAATAGATCGGTAGATAGAAAAAGTATCTCTTACTATCTATTCTTTAGATACTTTAATCTTGGGTAATTATTATGAGGATTAAGAGGAAGTACTCTGTTCCAGTACTTACGATAGTAATCATAGGTTTTATTCTGTTCTCGCTTGTAGAGACAGGTATACTGAAGATTGAAGCGCGTGAATACAGAGTCACCATATATATTAGTGAAAACGTGCTGAAGACTGCTGAAAACAGTGATCTCGCGGGCACTGTTAGTGTATATATGAATACTCCCATAAGGCTCTACACATACGTATTCCATTTAAACAAGACGAACAAAGTCATAACGCTAGATCTAACAGAACCACTGATGAAGTGGCGTGACTTCTACTTGAAGAAAGCGAAAATACTAGAGAAAGTAGGTGAAAGACCATTACCAACATTGTCTATGTTCTTCATACTAGTAGACGATCATGGAAACAACTACATTGGATCATACAGGTACTCGCCAATGGAATACTATTTATCCAAGGGACTAAAATACAGAGAAGCCTTCTACGCTGCAGCAAGAGATCCCTTTGAAGCATTTGCAAATAAAGTAGTTGTAGTGAATAAAGTGTACCTGTTTAAACTTAGGCATCACTCAAAGAATACAACCAGTGAGGCAAGCACTGCAACAAAATTGACTTTACCAGAGTTCTCTAAACCAAACATCACCGTGAGTATCAGAGAAAGTGGAAACAATAAGGCGGTGAATTTACTCCAAGCCAAATACTGTAGCTCGTATACAATAGGCTACTGCAGTTTCACCAATACATCCAGTGATCCTAGGGCACAAATACTTGCGAAAAACCTAAACAATACGCCAAACACATGGTACGTCCACGTCAAAAACGCGCCTGCACCCTACATGATAGACAGGCTATGGACAACATTCGCTTTCAGACTATCCACTACATAC contains:
- a CDS encoding phosphopantothenate/pantothenate synthetase, yielding MWIPPNHPRRESLLIREKIVEGYKRGIVALEGLIAHGRGEAFDYILGEKTHEPALEAIRAAAAALLLAKHPVISVNGNTAALVPEHVVKLAEVTGAKIEVNLFYRTREREEAIAEWLRKHGAKEVLGVGEDASASIPELFSERRRVSPRGILIADVVLVPLEDGDRTEALRKMGKTVIAIDINPFSRTARTASITIVDNIVRAMPLLVNEASKLKGKPQKELEEIVKNYDNDRVLREMVKVILNRLREVAEKKMILEVGK
- a CDS encoding carboxymuconolactone decarboxylase family protein, which encodes MKELLEEFHEYIKFWYKKSPEQVRKFMEFMEVVEKKGALDTKTKELIAVAVAVAAQCQWCIAFHVNEALKAGATPEEIREAGWVAVLMGGGPQLAYMQLLEKALEEFSK
- the panB gene encoding 3-methyl-2-oxobutanoate hydroxymethyltransferase, translated to MEGKISVKDIVECKGKRKIVMVTAYDYSMARLVDKAGVDIILVGDSLGMVMHGLDSTIPVSMDDMLHHVRAVAAAKPRALIVGDMPFLSYEVSREEAVRNAGLLLKAGAEAVKVEGGVEIVDRIEAMVKAGIPVMGHVGLTPQRYLVIGGYRKRGKKLEEAEKIIEDALAVQEAGAFAVVIEFTAKEVAEIITKKLRIPTICIGSGPACDGQVLVLHDLLGINENPPPFAKKYADLARIIVDAVSNYAREVREGVFPGKEHYFTMKEDDRKELYRKYGI
- a CDS encoding 2-dehydropantoate 2-reductase, whose amino-acid sequence is MKICIVGGGAIGSIIAFHLYRAGASSIDVYYGSLESVREVQYNGGITVVYKGKEYLVPVNPRHYMTPGYKCDIVVNAVKAYDVPKTIDLIKTISHENTLVVSIQNGFGSYEYLVEKLGCHRVAIGIVFYGAIRVSRSLVKEAGVGEIILGQKHYANPLLMELMEMLKRGGCPARITSNIDWYRWLKLAINSVINPITAITRKPNRIVYENPYARELAKEILEELARAAKYWSNIDLDVDRLLNYVIRIAKTTKENYSSMLQDVLAGRRTEIDYINGWITKVLEEIGVEHSVNKIITKIIHTIENTQTKTT
- a CDS encoding sigma-70 region 4 domain-containing protein — its product is MQLKLTEKMEEVLIMAANGLREAEIARRLGISRQAVNKTLREARSRLTLLFVALADVFYSDIVKINVNKGYAVLRNRQTGTKLYMIYVPGKGPRVVFRNNIDCTLEKTLCDDIIYSCSRLGILDECKETKPASEQLSVLVKRILDKLEE
- a CDS encoding ABC transporter ATP-binding protein, whose translation is MTLLRVDNIVKKYNGKTAVNGISFSVHEGEVFGLIGPNGAGKTTTLRIISSLVKPDEGSVFIKGINVHKEPVKAREMISYLPEEAEVYPRLTGYEHIKLYTWLKLGRVDEETIRRGIEFSGLGNRLYDKAGNYSKGMKRRLLLAITLMTMPKLAILDEPTSGLDVYAAVNVRKIIRRFVEESGSSVILSSHNMLEVEYLCDRIAFINKGRIIAIGTPDEIKSKFGGSNLEEAFINAVEETAK
- a CDS encoding ABC transporter permease translates to MQLKRRLSRLNGRPRALAWKELVDLARDKKTLATSIMLPLIVFPLLGFISLALISTQEVTIAIVDLDNTSYTNPVLNITVSSSELVDLLKSHLEAKGYNVLLAKNLSAVNDTSIDVIVVIPPGYSRNASSLLYKAKVVIYKRAGIQAASRAESDILGIVYGYSNILAERKTEALIDYSRLNATVEAILYPLKPRTILISVGGKQVGIEYELRNLLARMLVIALSVVVTPATSFIIDGIIGERERKTIEMLLSTPLSVSSIIYIKLMAASMLGLLTALADALGFIAYMSFMSMAITGNPLAIPIDYGLLGLHAIVAFFTILVTVSIALPFITRTRGIRSAANIASIIAIAGTIMFFTGFMVDYTRLPQDIINPLYIIPYTHSILAIQYYVLGYKTQAILHTSILAIASITIIILSTKTLTTEKVLIAPQT